The following DNA comes from Frankia casuarinae.
CCAGCCAGGACGCCGTCGCGAACCCCAGGAAGATGCCCTCCGAATAGGCGGCGAACAGGAACACCGCGTAGGGGAAGCAGATGAGGCTGAGGACGGCGAACCGCGCCGCGGACTTGCCGACCTCGTCCGCGGCCAACCGCCACAGCGCGGCGACCGCGACCGCACCGGCGAGGAACGACACGACCAGACCCGCGACAATCCAGTCCGGAACGACAATATGGACGATCCGCATCGCGATCGGGAGGCCGGGAAAGTCGACTTCTGTCCGGTCCGAGTAGGCGGGGGAGAGATAACCGTACCGGGCGACCTTCGTGAACAGGCCGACATCCCACCGGTCCCAGAGCGTGCGCAGGCCGGGAGCGTTTCGCGCCGGCGCCGAGGTAAGGACCCGCGCGGCGGCGAGCGCCAGCAGGGCGACCGCGACCCGGCTCCCGAACCAGATCGGCAGCGTGGCCCGGACCGGCTCCGGCAGCCGGGCCCAGGCCGCTCGGACCATCCCCGGCCCGATCGGATCATGCACCGCCGGACCCGGCCCCGTCGGCGCTGCCGGCGCCCGGGCCTCCGGCCGGCTCGCCGGTGGCCGCCGCCGTAACCCACGCCGGCCGGCCGCCGCGGACATCGGGGGCATGGTCCAGCACCCCGCCCGCAGGGTCGTCAACGGCGTCCGGATCGCCGACGGCAGCGGAGCCGACCGCGACACGCGGATCACCCGGGTACGCCATTCCGCCGGTCCGCACGATGTCGGTATGCGGATGCAGGATCTCCCGGACGACGAATCCGGCCAGGACGAGCAGCACCAGGTCGCGCAGGGCCACCGCGCCGACGAACCATCCCCGGTCGATGCCGTGACGACCCTGCGTGTCGTTGTAGATGAAGTGCATGAATCGGGTGAACAGCACCCACGCCTCGCAGACCTGCCACAGCAGGAACAGCCTCCATCGGGGCCGAGCCAGTGCCGCCAGCGGTAGCAGCCAGATCGTGTACTGGGGTGAGAAGACCTTGTTGGTCAGCAGGAAGGCGACGACGAGCAGGAACAGCACCTGCGGCAGACGGGGCCGGCGCGGTGCGAGCCAGGTGAGTAACCCGATGGCGACCACCGAGACCAGCAGGGCCGCCCCAGTGATGATGTTCAACGTGGAGATGGGCAGGCCGTTGTTCCGCAAGCCCTGCAGGATCATCGGGAGGGCGACGACGATCGTCACCCAGCCGGCCGCGGCCGCCGCGATGACCAGCCGGCGCGCATCGGGCCGATGATGGATCGCGGCCGCGGCCACCGCGACGAGGACGACGGCAGTGAGCGCGGAGACCACCAGGTGCAGTGCTCCGAACCAGGCCGGGTCGTAGCGGCCGGCAAGCCAGGTCGCGCCGAACGCCAGCGAGTCCCAGTCGGCGCCGCGGTCGGAGTTCAGATCGAAGAACCGGGCGATGGCGTTGCGGGCCCCGTCCGGACCACCACCGACCAGCCGGATCCAGTCACCACCTCGCCAGAAGGTCGACCAGATGCTGTCGCCGACGCGGGCGTTCTCCGCGTTGAAGTAGCCGGCGGTCAGCCATAGCGGGACGATGACCACCAGCACCGTCACCGCCGCCGCGCAGACGGTCCGGGCCAGTTCGCGCAGCCTCCCGGCCCGGAGGCAGAGAAAGGCCAACCCTAGCAGGAACAGGGCCGGATAGAGCTTCGTGAGGATGCCGAGTCCGATTAGCATCCCGGCGAGCTTCGGAGCCCGTCTGGACCAGGCAAGCAGGCCGCCCGCCGCGAACGCCACCGCGATGATGTCCCAGTTCGTCAGCAGATGCAGCACGAGGGTCGGCGCCAGCGCGAACAGAGCGGCGTCCCAGATCCGCCTCGATCCGGCCGCCAGCGCGGTGCAGCACACCGCGACCGAGGCCACGATCAGGAACAGCAGGGCGGTGAGGTCGTAGAAGACGGCCGACCGCATGTCCATCGTGTAATGGTCGAAGACGCGCTCGCCGTTCTCCTCCCGGTAGACCGCCCGCGGTCCGTTCGCGAGACCGGCCGGCCAGGCGACGAGCTGCATGGTGGCGCCGATCAACGGCGGATATTCCGTCGGGTAGTCCAGATAGGGGATCTTCCCGTCGACCAGCCCCTCCTGGCTGTACAACGCGACGATGTCGGAGTAGCACAACGCCGTGTACTGGTGCTCATGCGTCCAGTTCCGGGTGTCCCGGCAACTGATCTTCTGGGTGTAGCCGAGGACCCCGGCCACGATGACCATTGCCATCAGCACCCGCAGCGGGGTCAGCCAACCACGCCGGTCGGGCACGGCCGCGTGCTCACCCGGCGGCCCACCGATGAGCTGGCTTGCCCCCGCGACGACCGGGTCCTCCCGGGCCGGGCTGACGCGGACGGGGGACGCCGGGGACATGGCCATGCCCGTCATTCTCGCCCCATGACAGCCCATGACCAGCACTGAACTCGACCTCCCGGTCAGTTGAACGGGTCGGAGAAGATCCCCGTCTGTCGAGCCGGCCGGCCCGCCTGGCCGGCACCCTGCTGCTGACCACCGCCGTTGCCGTTGCCACTGGGGTTCAGGAGATCGCCCAGGTTGACGCCGGTATCGCCGGGCTGGCTCGATGAGGCGCTCGGCGCCGGGGTGGGTGTGGGAGTCGGCTCGGGCTCGTTATCCTGCACGAGGCCACCGAAGGCCGGCGGATCGAACTTCGACGGCGGCACCCCCGTCAGCGCGGCGTCCATGAACGCCTTCCACACCTTGGCCGGGTAGGTACCCCCGTAGACGCCCTTCTCGGCGCCGGGAATGCCCTTCAGCACATCCTGCTCGGTGCCCTTGCCCCGGAACATGTTCACGCAGGACGCGAGTTCCCTGGTGTACCCGCAGAACCAGGCCGACCGGAAGTTGGTCGACGTCCCGGTCTTGCCGGCGGCCTCCCGCCCGCCGTCCAGCCGGGCCCGCTTTCCGGTGCCACTCGAATCCGTCAACACGCTCTGCAGGGCGTACGTGGCGTCGCGGGCCACCGTGGCCGGGATGACCTGCTTCACATCCGGGGTACCCGAATAGATCACCTGCCCGTTGCCGTCGACCACCTTGTCCACGATGTGCGGTGTGGCCCGCACTCCGGCGCCGGCGAGGGTCGCGTAGACCGTGGTCATATCCACCGCGTGCACGTCGTCCTGGCCCAGCGTGATACCCGCTTCGTTGCGCAGCTGGGTACTGGCCGGGATGCCAAGGTCGCGCGCGGTCTTGATGATGTTCGAGACGCCGATGTTCTGCCCCAGCGGTACGTACACCGTGTTGATGGAGCCCGCCGTCGCCTCGATGAGGTTCTTGTATCCGAGATCGCCCGCCTCACCCTCGTCGTTGCTGACCACGTAATTCCCCGGCAGTGTGATCTTGGCGGGAGCGGCGAAGGTCGACTTGAGGTTGATGTTCTGACGCAACGCGGCGACCAGAGTGATCGTCTTGAAGGTGGAGGCGGACTGCACCTGCGCCCCTGACACGTTGTCGACGTACTGCTCGTGGCCCTGTGCGTCCTTGCCGTAGAGCGACCCGCCGTACCAGGCGAGGATCCTGCCGGTCCCGGGTTCTATCGCGGTGAGCCCGGTACGCAGATCCGGCACGGCGGCGTACGCCGGGCCCAGCACGTCGCTCACCGCCTGGAAGGCCTTGAACTGCCGCCCCTTGTCGATCGTGGTCGTGATGCGCAGTCCACCGCGGTTGATCTGATCCTCGGTGATCTTCCCGACGGTCGTAAGCTCACGTTTGACCTGATCGCGGATGTACGCGATCTGGTCGGACGAGGCGGCGGCGTCCTGCGCCTTCGCGGCCACGGGTGGGGGGCTCTGCTGGGCGAGCCCCGGCGGAGCCCAGCCCTCGGCGACCATCGTCGCGACCACGTCGTGCCAGCGGTTCGCCGCCGGACCCGGGTTCTTGGCCGGGTCGAGGTAGTTGGGTGATCGGATCAGGCCCGCGATGACCGCCCCCTGGGCGGGGGTGAGTTTGGCGGCCGAGGTGTTGAAGTAGGCTTTCGCCGCCGCTTCGATACCGTAGGCGCCCCGGCCGAAGTAGATCGTATTCAGGTAGAACTCCAGGATCTGTCCCTTGGAGTACTTCTGGCCCAGCTTCACCGCGAGCACGATCTCGCGCATCTTGCGGGTGAAGGTCCGCTCCTGCGACAGGTACGCGTTCTTGGCGTACTGCTGGGTGATGGTCGAACCACCCTGCAGCTCCCCGCCGGTGACGTTCACGTAGAGCGCCCGGGCAATGCCCTTGGGAGAGATACCGGGTTCGTGATAGAAGTTCTTGTCCTCGGCCGCGAGCACCGCGTGCTGCATGTCCACGGACACTTCGGCGAGCGGCACGTCGGTGCGGTTCACGGTGCCGATCCGGGCAAGCTCCTCACCGTTGTCCTGGTGCGAGCCGGCCGGCGGTCCGTAGAAGATGATCGACGTCTGGTCCGTCTTCACCTCGGCAGGCAGCGGGACCCGGGTCGCCGCGTAGATGACGCCGATGCCGGCGGCGAACAGGAGAAGACCGGAGAAGAAGCTGGCGAAGACCAGACGGCGCAGCCAGCGCGGGCGCCGTCGCCACCACATCGGGCCGTGTCGCCCCTGGCCCGGCCGGGGGGCCTTCCCGTTGCGGCGCCCGGGTCCTCCCGCCCCGCCCGGGACACCCATCTCCGCCCGGGAGGATCGGCCCGGGCCGGCCCGGCCTGGACCGGGCCGGCCTGGACCGGTCCGGCGGGGCTCGATCCGATCCGCGCCCGGTCGCCCACCCGCCATCCGGCGGGTAGCGGCCGATCCGTCTCCCTCCCGTGCCCGGCTCCGGACGGCCATCAGTTCGGTGGCGCGGGTGAGGTCGCGCCGACCGGCCACCCGCTGAGCGGGCGTCACCTCGGTCATGCGGTCGCGGTCCGACACACCGTTGCGGCGGCCATTCCGGGAGTCCCGCTCCGGCATCACCTTGTGGTAAACGGTGGCGTCCACGGTGCGTTCCCGGACATCGACCCGTCGTAGGGCTTCCTGGTCGACGGTGTCGTACAGGGTGTTGACCTCGCCGGCTGTCCGGTCTGCCGGTTGGTCCGGCCCACGATCGGGGACGCCGCGGTCAGAGGCGGTCCGATCGGAGAACCCACGGCCGGGAACCCGCCGGGTGGGGGTCGCCCGACCGGAGGGCGCGCCGCCGCCTCGGCGACGACCGGTCGCCTCGCCGACGGGCATGCCGGGACGAGCGCTGGACGGTTCACGGCCGGGCGCGTCGGACTTCCCGATGCCACGGTCCGGCACCCACCCCCCGACGGTGGCACCGGCACCCCGACCGGTCCCACCGTCCGGCGGCGTGTTCGTCCTCGCCGCGGCGGAGGGAGCCGCGGGTGGCACGAGAGCGGTGCGTTCCCCTCTCCCGCCGGTGGGCCGGCCCGTCGGCGGCACCAGCCGGCGTCCCTGGGCCTGGCCTGCCCGGGCCTGGCCTGCCCGGGCCTGGCCTGCCCGGGCCTGGCCTGGCTGGGCCTGGCCGGGCCTGGCCTGCTCCGGCCGCCGGGCGCGGTCCGGGGGTACCCGGTCCGGGGGTACCCGGTCCGCGGGTACCCGGGACTGGCCGTCCGGGTTAGGCCATGCTCGGTCAGGTGCAGGACCACCCCGACTAGAGCCCTGATCGTAGGGAGAGCTCACCAACCGCTCCATCCGTCGCCGCGGGACTCCCCGGTATCCGGACCGCCGCAGGAGACGGGCCGGCGCCCCCAACCATCACCGAAGGTCCGATTTCCACAGGATCTACAGAACCGGCCCGTCTCGGCCCGGACCGTGCACGATCCCGGCGACCACCGGTCCACCATCGGACCGGGGCCGACTACGTGATGTTCGCTCACTCGCCGCATTCACCCGGCGAGGCTGTGACGAGGTCAGCCCATGGCGGATGCGACGCCAGGACCTGCCATGAGACCCACATGGCAGACCAGGGTCTCACGCCGAATTCCGCCCCCTCGCGCAGGGCGTCCTTTGCGCCTCTCGGGGACGACCAGCCGTCAGCGGTCCGCGGTCCGCCGCCGGATCTGCTTCTTCGCCCTCGGCTCCCCCGTCCCGATCACATAAGAAGTGACCAGGTGGTTCCAGCCACAGGGCGGACACACCTCCACCACATAGATCCGCAGCTCGCTGTACCTCGACGCGAGCGCGGGGAGCTCCCTGGTGGTGCGAACCCGCCCGGAGCTCTCCCCGAGCTCGTCGCCGTAGGCGTAGGTGACATGGATGAGCGGATCGCCGCCTCGGCAGACCGGGCATCGCTTCGTGGTCCGCTCACCGTGGTACCTGGCCGCCCGCAGCAGATAAGGATGCGCGTCGCAGACATCCAACGACGAGATCCTGCCCGCGAAGAGATCCGCCAGCGTCGCCCGGCGGGCGAGCGCGTAGTCGATGACCGACCGCGGACGCATGCCAGCAACGGTACGCCGGAGCCGGCTTCCAGACAGACGGTCCGCACAGACGGTCCGCACAGACGGTCCGCACAGCCGCCAAACCGGTCTCCCAGCTCCACATCCCGACTGTGATCCGGATGACAGTGTGAGCCCGCCCGCACCGGGATCTGGCCGCGCGGGACCGATGGTCCGGCAGGGGTCGGGATGCACCGGCAGGGCGCCTATCTGTCATCTCCCGGTCGCCGACTGGTCATTCCTGGTTGCGGTGCTCGTCCCGCGACGTCTATCCTCGATGTATCGCTCCGATATGTCGAGCTGACCGTTCCGCGGGCCGTGGTCCACCACGGCCCGCGGAACGGTCGGCAGGGCATCACGGGGCATCACGGGGCATCACGGGGCATCACGGTCGAGAAGGGGTGGATCATGCTGGAGCTGGCGGTCCTCGCCCTGCTCTCCGAGAGCCCTATGCACGGCTATGAACTGCGCAAACGGCTCGCGGCGCTCCTCGGCGCGTTCCACCGGTTCAGCTACGGCTCGCTCTATCCCTGTCTGCGTCGTCTCGCGTCCGCCGGCTACGTCACCGCGGACGACGTCGGCGCCGCGAGCCGTCTCGGCGGGCGCAGTCGGGTCGTCTACACCTTGACGGGCGAGGGCAAGGAGAAGCTCGCGGACCTGCTGGGCGAGGGCGGACCGTCGTCCTGGGAAGACGAGATGTTCGGCGTGCGCTTCGCCTTCTTCTCGAAGACGGACGCCGCTGTCCGCCTCCGCATCCTCGAAGGTCGCCGCGGGCGGCTCGAGGAGCGCCGGGAGAAGGTTCGATCGGCCCTGACCCGGACCGTCGAGCGTTTCGACTCCTACACACTCGAGTTGCAGCGCCACGGCCTGGAATCGGTCGAACGTGAGGTCCGCTGGCTGAACGAGCTGATCGAGACCGAACGCGCCGGCACCCCCGTCGGCACCCAGGGACCACAGTTGTCCACAGGATCCACAGGTTTGCCCACAACCCCGTCCACAGGATCCGTGCAGCCGGGGGTACCCGTCGTCGAACCAGCCCGCCCAAGCGGGCCGGGAAGCCCTCCGGCGCAGGCGGACCGCCAGGACGACCCGCGCGCACGGGATAGCGGCACGCCTGCCGACGGCGACGCGCACCTGAACGTGAACGTGAACAGGCGTGGCCGGAGCAGGCGGGCCCCGCGGACAGCCGGCCAGGACCCCGACGGCGAGGTCCCGACCACCCGATGAACGTCATCCCGTAGCGGGTCCCTGTTCCCGACCAGCATGATCGGGAATGCCGCGGCGGAGCTGCGTGCCCCATATGACCCACTTCCACGAAGATCTCAGCTAAGGAGCAGACCATCATGGGCTCGGTACGTGTCGCCATTGTCGGCGTAGGCAACTGCGCTGTCTCGCTGGTCCAGGGGATCGAGTACTACCGCGATGCCGACCCGTCAGCCCGGGTCCCCGGGCTGATGCACGTGCGGCTGGGCGAGTACCACGTCTCGGACCTGACATTCGTCGCCGCGTTCGACGTGGACGCGAAGAAAGTCGGCCGCGACCTCTCCGAGGCCATCGCCGCCAGCGAGAACAACACCATCAAGATCGCGGACGTCCCCCCACTCGGGGTCACCGTCGGCCGCGGCCACACCCTCGACGGCCTCGGCCGCTACTACCGGGAGACCATCGAGGAGTCGGACGAACCGCCGGTTGACGTCGTCGCAACCCTGCGGGAGACCCGTGCCGACGTACTCGTCTGCTACCTGCCGGTCGGCTCCGAGGACGCCGCGAAGTTCTACGCCCAGTGCGCCATCGACGCCGGCGTCGCCTTCATCAACTGCCTGCCGGTGTTCATTGCCGGGGTGCCCGAGTGGGCGGAGAAGTTCCGCGCGGCAGGCGTGCCGATCGTCGGCGACGACATCAAGTCACAGGTCGGCGCGACCATCACCCACCGGGTTCTGGCGAAGCTCTTCGAGGACCGCGGCGTGATCCTGGATCGGACCATGCAGCTCAACGTCGGCGGCAACATGGACTTCAAGAACATGTTGGAACGCGAGCGGCTGGAGTCCAAGAAGATCTCCAAGACGCAGGCCGTGACCTCCCAAGTCTCCCACGACCTCGGCAAGGACAACGTGCACATCGGGCCGTCGGACTACGTCGCCTGGCTGGACGACCGCAAGTGGGCCTATGTCCGCCTCGAGGGACGTGCCTTCGGCGACGTGCCGCTGAACCTCGAGTACAAGCTTGAGGTATGGGACTCCCCCAACAGCGCCGGGGTGGTCATCGACGCGGTGCGCTGCGCCAAGATCGCACTCGACCGGGGCATCGGCGGCCCGGTCCTCTCCGCCTCCTCCTACTTCATGAAGTCCCCGCCGGAGCAGTACCGCGACAACGAGGCCCGGGACCGGGTGGAGGCGTTCATCCGCGACGAGGGCTGATCGAGGGCTGATTCCTCGTCGTCCTCATCTTTCTCGTCGGGTCCTCCTCGTCGGATCGGCCGGCCAGCGGACCCGGTCGGAAACACAAGGTCCGGCCGCCCGGAGGGGGGCGGCCGGACCTTGTGCCCCGAGCCGACCAGTCTGGTCCTAGGCTGACGACGTGGCCCGGGCGGAGAACCTTCGTGAGCTGCTGCACGATCGTGGGTTCCGGATGCTCTACGCGTCCAGGCTCACCTCCCAGGCCGCCGACGGCGTCTTCCAGGCGAGCCTCGTCAGCTATGTGCTGTTCTCTCCCGAACGGGCGACCTCAGCGGCGGCCCTGGCCGCGTCGCTCGCGATCGTTGTGCTGCCGTTCAGCGTCATCGGACCCTTCGCCGGCATCGTGCTCGATCGCGTGTCCCGCCAGCGGGTTCTGGTGGTCTGCTCACTCGTCCGGATGCTGTTGATGGGCATCCTGGTCGCTCTGATCGCCACCGGCCAGACGGGCCTCGACTTCTACGCGGTGGCACTGGCTTCGGTGAGCATGAACCGCTTCGTGCTGGCGGCGCTGTCCGCCGGGCTCCCGGTCGTGGTCGGCCTCGACCGGCTTGTCACGGCGAACGCCTTGTCCGTCACCTCCGGCACCGTCGCGACGCTCGCCGGAGCCGGTGTCGGCAGCGGACTGCGCGGGCTGATCGGCGGCGAGGACGGGGCGGTGGCGTTCGTCGCCGCTCTGGCGGCTCTCACCTACCTTGTAGCCGCCGCCACCGCGGCGCGGGCGGGGCGGAGCGACTTCGGTCCGCTGGAGACGATGGCCTGGCAGGGCGCCTGGGCGCAGACCACCCAGGTCGTCGCCGACATGCTCGACGGTGCCCGCTATCTGGTGAACCACGGGCCGGCCCGGCGGGCGCTCGCCGCCCTCACCACCTCGCGGGCCGCCTACGGCCTGATCCTCGTGATGACGGTGTTGCTGTATCGCAACTACTTCACCGGCTCGGAAGGCGGGCTCGCGGGACTCGCCGCCGTCGTCGCCGCCAGTGGAGCCGGCACGATCAGCGCCGCGCTCGCGACTCCCCGCGTCACGCGGCGCATGCCGAAGTCGAGCTGGATCGCCCTCGTCCTGGTACTCGGCGGGGTCGTCGAGGTCGCGCTCGGGCTACCCTTCTCCTCGACGCTGTTCATCGTCGCGGGAGCGTTGCTCGGGTTTTCCGCACAGGCCAGCAAGATCTGCGTGGACACCATCGTGCAGGAGGAGACCGACGACGCCTACCGCGGTCGCGCCTTCTCGCTCTACGACCTGCTGTTCAATGTCGCCTTCGTGGCGGCCGCGGCGGTGGCCGCCGTGGTCCTGCCGGACGAGGGCCGGTCCGTTCCGGTGGTCCTGGTAGCCGGGGCCGGCTACGCGCTCGCCGGGATCCTGTACTACCGGGCCGCCCACCGCCATCCGGAAGACCGGATCATCCGTCACATCGGCGAGCCCGGATCGGCACGACCGGCTGACCGCCCTGGCCCGGACGGTCAGCCTGGCCCGGACGGTCAGCCCAGGCCCGTCACCCCCGCCGAGGCGTGAGCTCACCGGGGACGGGCGCATCACCGGGGACGGGCACCTCGTGCTCCCGGGCCCACCGGAACAGTTCGGCCTCGGCGGCCTCCCGGCCGACGATCCCGTGCTCGAAGCGGAACTCCAGCATGTGCGACCGGGCCTGGCCCACCAACCGGGACGGTGGCAGCCCCAGCAGCACCATGATGTCGTCCCCGGAAAGCTCCGGCCGGATCGCGGCGATCTCCTCGCGCGCGGCGAGCTCGGCGATCCGCTCCTCGAGCGAGTCGTACGTCCGGGACAACGCCGCGGCCTTGCGCCGGTTGCGGGTCGTACAGTCCGAGCGGACCAGCTTGTGCAGCCGGGAGAGCTGAGGACCCGCGTCGTGCACGTAGCGGCGTACGGCGGCGTCGGTCCACTCGCCCGCCCCGTATCCGTGGAAGCGCAGGTGCAGGTAGACAAGCCGGCAGACCGCGTCAGTCACGTCCTTGGGGAAGTGCAGCGCCGCGAGCCGGCGGCGGGCCATGTCCCGGCCGACGACCTCATGGTGGTGGAAGGACACCCGCCCACCCGTCATGTGCCGGCGGGTCCGCGGCTTGCCGATGTCATGCAGCAGCGCGGCCCAGCGCAGCACCTCGTCCGGCTCCCCCGGCTCCTCCAGGGTCATCGCCTGACGCAGCACCGTCATGGTGTGGGCGTAGACGTCCTTGTGCTGGTGGTGCTCGTCGATCTCCATCCGCATGGCGGACACCTCGGGCAGCACGATGTCGGCGATCCCGACCTCGACCAACCGCTCCAGACCGGCGACCGGGTCGGGAGCCGACATGAGCTTGCGCAGTTCGTCGCGGATCCGCTCGGGGGAGACGACCGCGAGCCGATCGGCCCGCGAGCGCATCGCCGCGACCAGCTCGGGTACCGGGGTGAGGCCCAGGGCCGCCTCGAACCTGGCGGCCCGCAGGATGCGCAGCGGGTCGTCGTCGAACGACGCCTCGGGGCTTGCGGGGGTACGCAGCACGCCGCGGGCGAGATCTGCCATCCCGCCGAACAGGTCGACGAAGTCATGGCCGGGCACGGACACCGCCATCGCATTCACGGTGAAGTCCCGCCGGGACAGGTCCGCCTCCAGGCTGTCGCCGTAGGTCACGGCCGGATTGCGGGACTTCCGGTCGTACGCCTCGCTACGGTAGGTAGTGATCTCGAACCGGACACCGTGCCGAGCGAGCCCGACCGTGCCGAAGGCGATTCCGGCCTCCCAGGTCGCCTCCGCCCATCCTCGGGTGATCTCCAGAACCCGCTCGGGGCGGGCGTCCGTGGCAAAGTCGAGATCGGCCGGTACGGCCCCGGACACAGCGGATGCCGGCCTGCCGAGCAGGGCGTCCCGTACCGAACCACCGACGAGGTGAAGGAGGTAGCCGTTCGCGGTGAAGACGCGGCCAAGCTCATCGGCGGCCGGCGGCACCCTCAACAGCTCACTCACCACCCGTTCGGCCGAGTCTCGCGGATTGTCCAGACTGATCACTGACACACCTTCAGGTTACGGCCTCACCGCCGGTGATCCGGCACGTGGACCCGAAACAATGATCATGATTTCTCGGCGTCCAACCCTCGGCGTCCAACCGGGGAGGGCCTAGCGGAACCAAGCCGTAACCCCGGCGTTCCGGACAGGCGGGCCGGCTGGTCGCCGGGGGCTCGTACGATCAACCCATGCCGCCGCCGACCTCCACCACCGGTCGCGCGCCGTTGCGCCGGGCGGCGGAGTGGGTGCTGTTGACCCAGGTGACCGGCAGCCTCGCGTACGCCGATGAACGCCGCCTGATCCACGAGGTGCCCACCCTGCTGACTACGACCGCATGACCACACGACCGCATGACCACACGACCGCATCGACAGACTTCGGATGAGTGAGACAGGCTGTTCGGATGAGCGGGACAGGCTGTGACGATGCGTGAGAAGGGACCCGGGCGGCGCCGTCGTGGACCTCGTTGGGCGGCGATGCTCGCGGCGCTGGCCCTGTTCGCCGTGGCCGTGCCCGGGGTCTGCGCGGCCTCGGCTTCGGCTTCGGCCCCCGCGTCGGCCGGGGGAGTCCTCGTCGAACCGGTTACCCACCACGGTTCATCTACAAGAACACCACGATCTTCCGCATCTTCATCCACCGATAAATCGAATAATTTGCCATCTATCACTCCGGATAACACGGCAGCCAGGCCCGGTGGTTCGCCGAACCCGGTGACGATTGATCTGGATGAGGTAAGTCCCCCCACCCCGGGGGGCTCGACCATGCTCTCCGTCAGCGGCCAGCTCATCACCACGGTCGGGGAGCCGCTGGCCCACCTCTCCATGAGCCTGTGGATAGGCGCCAGGGTGACCTCACGCGGGCAGCTGGCCACCCTGACCGATGACCCGGCCACGGCGAGAACACGCAGCTACCGCCAGGTGGTCCTCGCGAACGGCGACGGCACCCAGCCGCTGGCCGCCCCGCCCACCCAGGGTGCCGCGCCCGTGCCCTTCCGGATCGCCACCGATCGCGCCGCGCTGGACCTGCCGCCGAGCCTGGGGGTGTACCCGATCCAGCTACGGATTACCGGCTCCGTCGGGGGCCGCGCCGTGGCACCGATCGGCGCGGCCTACACCTTCCTGGTCTGGGCGCCGAATCCGCAGCAGCCGAGGACG
Coding sequences within:
- a CDS encoding CCA tRNA nucleotidyltransferase translates to MISLDNPRDSAERVVSELLRVPPAADELGRVFTANGYLLHLVGGSVRDALLGRPASAVSGAVPADLDFATDARPERVLEITRGWAEATWEAGIAFGTVGLARHGVRFEITTYRSEAYDRKSRNPAVTYGDSLEADLSRRDFTVNAMAVSVPGHDFVDLFGGMADLARGVLRTPASPEASFDDDPLRILRAARFEAALGLTPVPELVAAMRSRADRLAVVSPERIRDELRKLMSAPDPVAGLERLVEVGIADIVLPEVSAMRMEIDEHHQHKDVYAHTMTVLRQAMTLEEPGEPDEVLRWAALLHDIGKPRTRRHMTGGRVSFHHHEVVGRDMARRRLAALHFPKDVTDAVCRLVYLHLRFHGYGAGEWTDAAVRRYVHDAGPQLSRLHKLVRSDCTTRNRRKAAALSRTYDSLEERIAELAAREEIAAIRPELSGDDIMVLLGLPPSRLVGQARSHMLEFRFEHGIVGREAAEAELFRWAREHEVPVPGDAPVPGELTPRRG